One genomic region from Kineobactrum salinum encodes:
- the rplB gene encoding 50S ribosomal protein L2, with protein sequence MAVLTSKPTSPGRRHVVRVHSEGLHKGDPYAPLLERQTRNGGRNNNGRITTRHIGGGHKQHYRIIDFKRAKDGIPAKVERIEYDPNRTAHIALLLFADGERRYIIAPKGVKAGDTLLSGSAASIKTGNCLPLRNIPVGSVIHAVEMKPGKGAQIARSAGASVQLVAREGQYATLRLRSGEMRKVLSDCRATLGEVSNSEHSLRKLGKAGAARWRGVRPTVRGVAMNPVDHPHGGGEGRTSGGRHPVSPWGTPTKGYKTRSNKRTDRLIVRRRGKK encoded by the coding sequence ATGGCAGTTCTGACAAGCAAACCCACTTCGCCCGGCCGTCGTCATGTCGTCCGCGTACACAGCGAGGGCCTGCACAAGGGTGATCCCTATGCGCCACTGCTGGAGCGGCAGACCCGCAATGGCGGCCGCAACAACAATGGCCGGATCACAACCCGGCACATTGGCGGTGGCCACAAGCAGCACTACCGGATTATCGATTTCAAGCGCGCCAAGGACGGGATTCCCGCCAAGGTGGAACGCATTGAATACGACCCGAACCGCACCGCCCATATTGCGCTGCTGTTGTTCGCCGATGGCGAACGCCGCTACATCATCGCCCCCAAGGGGGTGAAGGCCGGTGATACACTGCTGTCCGGTTCCGCGGCCTCGATCAAGACGGGCAACTGTTTGCCGCTGCGCAATATCCCTGTGGGTTCAGTGATTCACGCAGTGGAAATGAAGCCCGGGAAAGGGGCGCAGATTGCACGCTCCGCCGGTGCCTCGGTGCAGCTGGTGGCGCGGGAAGGGCAGTATGCCACGCTGCGTCTGCGTTCAGGTGAGATGCGCAAGGTGCTGTCCGACTGTCGCGCCACGCTGGGCGAGGTGTCGAATTCCGAACACAGCTTGCGCAAGCTGGGCAAGGCAGGTGCCGCGCGCTGGCGCGGGGTCAGGCCCACCGTTCGCGGTGTGGCGATGAACCCGGTAGATCACCCGCATGGCGGTGGTGAAGGTCGTACCTCCGGTGGTCGTCATCCGGTCAGTCCCTGGGGTACGCCTACCAAGGGTTACAAGACTCGCTCGAACAAGCGCACGGACCGCCTGATTGTGCGCCGTCGTGGCAAGAAGTAA
- the rpsS gene encoding 30S ribosomal protein S19, protein MPRSLKKGPFIDLHLVKKVEAAIESNDRRPIKTWSRRSMVSPDMVGLTIAIHNGRQHVPVLINEDMVGHKLGEFAATRTFKGHIVDKKAKR, encoded by the coding sequence GTGCCGCGTTCACTGAAGAAAGGTCCCTTTATCGACCTTCACCTGGTAAAGAAGGTTGAAGCAGCGATTGAAAGCAACGATCGTCGTCCGATCAAGACCTGGTCGCGTCGTTCCATGGTGTCGCCCGACATGGTTGGCTTGACGATTGCCATTCACAATGGTCGTCAGCACGTCCCGGTGCTGATCAACGAAGACATGGTTGGTCACAAGCTGGGTGAATTTGCGGCAACCCGCACGTTCAAGGGCCATATTGTGGACAAGAAGGCGAAGCGCTAG
- the rplV gene encoding 50S ribosomal protein L22 codes for MEVAARLKGARISAQKARLVADQVRGKPVEEALSLLEYSPKKAAHLVKKILDSAIANAENNEGADVDELKVSTIFVDEGTTMKRLRPRAKGRADRIFKRSCHITVKVADSEG; via the coding sequence ATGGAAGTTGCAGCAAGACTTAAAGGCGCGCGAATTTCGGCGCAGAAGGCCCGGCTGGTCGCAGACCAGGTGCGTGGCAAGCCTGTTGAAGAAGCGCTGAGCCTGCTGGAGTACAGCCCCAAGAAGGCGGCCCATCTCGTCAAGAAGATTCTTGACTCTGCGATTGCCAATGCGGAGAACAATGAGGGCGCGGACGTCGACGAATTGAAGGTGTCCACTATTTTCGTGGATGAAGGCACTACCATGAAGCGCCTTCGCCCACGGGCCAAGGGTCGTGCGGATCGTATATTCAAGCGCTCCTGCCATATCACGGTTAAAGTTGCAGACAGCGAAGGCTAA
- the rpsC gene encoding 30S ribosomal protein S3, with product MGQKVHPVGIRLGIVKDHNSIWYADSKNYAKTLIADLEVRKYIEKALEHASVSRIVIERPAQTARITIHTARPGIVIGKKGEDVDGLRKKLAAKMGVPVHINIEEIRKPDLDAKLVAQNVAQQLERRVMFRRAMKRVVQNAMRQGAEGIKIQVGGRLGGAEIARSEWYREGRVPLHTLRADIDYATYEAVTTYGIIGVKVWIFKGEVIGAGDQSDSAKKTATN from the coding sequence ATGGGTCAGAAAGTACATCCAGTCGGCATACGGTTAGGCATCGTCAAGGATCACAATTCGATCTGGTATGCCGATAGCAAGAATTATGCGAAGACGCTGATTGCCGATCTCGAGGTGCGCAAGTACATCGAGAAGGCGCTGGAGCATGCCTCCGTCAGCCGTATCGTTATCGAGCGTCCCGCCCAGACCGCGCGTATCACCATCCACACGGCGCGCCCCGGTATCGTTATCGGCAAGAAGGGTGAGGATGTCGATGGCCTGCGCAAAAAGCTGGCCGCGAAGATGGGTGTACCGGTGCACATCAATATCGAGGAAATCCGCAAGCCGGATCTCGATGCCAAGCTGGTGGCGCAGAATGTCGCGCAACAGCTGGAGCGCCGGGTGATGTTCCGCCGCGCGATGAAGCGGGTGGTGCAGAATGCCATGCGCCAGGGCGCAGAGGGCATCAAGATCCAGGTGGGCGGCCGTCTTGGCGGTGCCGAGATTGCGCGCAGCGAATGGTATCGGGAAGGCCGTGTGCCACTGCACACACTGCGCGCCGACATTGATTACGCGACCTACGAGGCGGTGACCACCTACGGCATTATCGGGGTCAAGGTGTGGATATTCAAAGGCGAGGTGATTGGCGCCGGCGACCAATCCGACAGCGCCAAGAAGACAGCAACTAATTAA
- the rplP gene encoding 50S ribosomal protein L16, translating into MLQPKRTKFRKMMKGRNRGLAERGSKVSFGEFGLKAIGRGRITARQIEAARRAMTRHIKRGGKIWIRIFPDKPITGKPLEVRQGKGKGNVEYWVAQVQPGKVLYEVQGVSEELAREAFALAAAKIPVETTFVKRSVM; encoded by the coding sequence ATGCTTCAACCAAAGCGTACAAAGTTTCGCAAAATGATGAAGGGCCGCAACCGCGGCCTGGCCGAGCGTGGCAGCAAGGTCAGCTTCGGCGAATTCGGTTTGAAAGCGATCGGGCGCGGCCGTATCACCGCGCGCCAGATCGAGGCGGCCCGTCGCGCAATGACCCGCCACATCAAGCGCGGTGGAAAAATCTGGATTCGCATCTTTCCGGACAAGCCCATCACTGGCAAGCCGCTGGAAGTGCGGCAGGGCAAGGGCAAGGGCAACGTCGAGTACTGGGTGGCCCAGGTTCAGCCCGGCAAGGTGCTGTATGAAGTGCAGGGTGTTTCCGAGGAGTTGGCTCGTGAGGCATTTGCGCTTGCCGCGGCCAAGATTCCAGTGGAAACAACATTTGTTAAACGGTCGGTGATGTGA
- the rpmC gene encoding 50S ribosomal protein L29 — translation MKGSELRDKSDEDLNKQLLTLREEQFKLRMQKSTGQLGQTHLLQQNQRDIARVKTVLREKAGN, via the coding sequence ATGAAAGGTAGCGAATTGCGTGATAAGTCCGATGAGGACCTGAACAAGCAGCTGCTCACCCTGCGTGAGGAGCAGTTCAAGCTGCGCATGCAGAAGTCCACTGGTCAGCTCGGGCAGACTCACCTGCTCCAGCAGAACCAGCGCGACATCGCACGCGTCAAGACTGTACTGAGAGAAAAGGCGGGTAACTGA
- the rpsQ gene encoding 30S ribosomal protein S17, translating into MSGAEKRVRTATGKVVSNKMDKTITVLIERRVKHPVYGKYITRSSKIHAHDEDNSCGIGDTVKVTESRPISKSKTWKLLEVVESAPQV; encoded by the coding sequence ATGTCAGGTGCAGAGAAACGTGTACGTACTGCAACCGGTAAGGTTGTCAGCAACAAGATGGACAAGACGATCACTGTGCTGATCGAGCGTCGGGTGAAGCACCCGGTGTATGGCAAGTACATCACTCGCTCGTCCAAGATCCACGCCCATGATGAAGACAACTCATGTGGTATTGGTGATACGGTCAAGGTTACTGAGTCGCGCCCGATTTCCAAGAGCAAGACCTGGAAATTGCTGGAAGTGGTAGAAAGCGCCCCGCAGGTTTAA
- the rplN gene encoding 50S ribosomal protein L14, whose product MIQTESYLEVADNSGARRVMCIKVLGGSKRRYARVGDLIKVTVKEAIPRGKVKKGQVMTAVVVRTRKGVRRADGSLIKFDDNAAVLLNTQQAPIGTRIFGPVTRELRGEKFMKIISLAPEVI is encoded by the coding sequence ATGATTCAGACAGAGTCGTATTTGGAAGTTGCTGACAACAGCGGCGCCCGCCGGGTGATGTGTATCAAGGTACTGGGCGGCTCCAAGCGCCGCTATGCACGTGTCGGGGACCTGATCAAGGTTACTGTCAAGGAAGCCATTCCCCGCGGCAAGGTCAAGAAGGGCCAGGTGATGACTGCCGTGGTGGTGCGGACTCGCAAAGGTGTGCGCCGGGCCGACGGGTCACTCATCAAGTTTGACGATAACGCCGCTGTGCTGCTCAACACCCAGCAGGCGCCGATCGGCACCCGTATATTTGGCCCCGTGACTCGCGAGTTGCGCGGTGAAAAGTTCATGAAGATTATTTCTCTGGCTCCGGAAGTTATCTGA
- the rplX gene encoding 50S ribosomal protein L24 translates to MSKIKRDDEVIILAGKDKGKRGKVRKVLADNRVVVSGINMVKKHTRPNPQMGVAGGIVEREAPIQVSNVAIYNPATSKADRVGFKVEGDAKQRIFKSSGEAIDA, encoded by the coding sequence ATGTCCAAGATCAAGCGCGATGACGAAGTGATTATCCTGGCCGGCAAGGACAAGGGTAAGCGCGGCAAGGTTCGCAAGGTGCTCGCAGACAACCGCGTGGTCGTCAGTGGCATCAATATGGTGAAGAAGCACACCCGGCCCAATCCGCAGATGGGCGTGGCTGGCGGCATTGTAGAGCGTGAGGCCCCGATCCAGGTGTCCAATGTCGCGATCTACAATCCGGCCACCAGCAAGGCCGACCGTGTTGGTTTCAAGGTGGAAGGGGATGCCAAACAGCGTATCTTCAAATCCAGTGGCGAGGCGATAGACGCCTGA
- the rplE gene encoding 50S ribosomal protein L5, translating into MATLKDKYRTEIAPRLKEELGLDNVMEIPRITKITLNMGVGEAVGDKKVLESAVGDMQKISGQKPVVTLARKSIAGFKIRDGWPIGCKVTLRADRMYEFLERLVSIAIPRIRDFRGVSPKSFDGRGNFAMGVSEQIIFPEIEYDQVDALRGMDITITTTARTDDEGRALLRAFNFPLKA; encoded by the coding sequence ATGGCAACGTTGAAAGACAAATACAGGACCGAGATTGCTCCGCGTTTGAAGGAAGAGCTGGGTCTGGACAATGTGATGGAGATCCCGCGCATTACCAAGATCACCCTGAACATGGGTGTGGGTGAGGCGGTTGGCGACAAAAAGGTGCTCGAAAGTGCGGTTGGCGACATGCAGAAGATCTCTGGCCAGAAGCCGGTAGTGACACTCGCGCGCAAGTCCATCGCCGGGTTCAAGATTCGCGATGGCTGGCCCATTGGCTGCAAGGTGACCCTGCGCGCGGACCGGATGTACGAGTTTCTTGAGCGCCTGGTCAGCATCGCCATTCCCCGGATACGGGATTTCCGCGGCGTCAGCCCGAAGTCCTTTGACGGTCGTGGCAACTTTGCGATGGGCGTCAGTGAACAGATTATCTTTCCGGAGATCGAGTACGACCAGGTGGACGCGTTGCGCGGTATGGACATCACCATCACCACCACCGCTCGCACGGATGATGAAGGTCGCGCGCTGTTGCGTGCATTCAACTTCCCCCTGAAAGCTTAA
- the rpsH gene encoding 30S ribosomal protein S8, with amino-acid sequence MSMQDPLSDMLTRIRNAQMAGKTRVEMPGSKLKAAVAQVLKEEGYVGEFAAASENGKPRLSIELKYYEGKPVIAEIDRVSRPSLRRYAAKGEVPTVRGGLGVAIVSTSKGVMTDRAARAAGVGGEVLCTVF; translated from the coding sequence ATGAGTATGCAAGATCCGCTGTCAGATATGCTGACCCGTATTCGCAACGCCCAGATGGCGGGAAAAACCCGCGTCGAGATGCCAGGTTCCAAGCTCAAGGCGGCCGTTGCCCAAGTGTTGAAGGAAGAAGGCTATGTTGGCGAATTCGCCGCAGCTTCCGAGAACGGCAAGCCCCGCTTGAGCATTGAGCTCAAGTACTATGAGGGCAAGCCTGTCATCGCCGAGATAGACCGGGTCAGTCGTCCGAGTCTGCGCCGTTATGCGGCCAAGGGCGAGGTGCCAACGGTACGTGGTGGTCTCGGGGTGGCGATTGTTTCCACCTCCAAGGGTGTGATGACTGACCGTGCCGCCCGTGCCGCGGGTGTTGGTGGCGAAGTGCTCTGCACCGTTTTTTAG
- the rplF gene encoding 50S ribosomal protein L6: protein MSRVAKNPVPLPKGVEVTLNGRDITVKGGMGTLAFVLGEGVDIKQEDGVLNVAYANEKVRALAGTTRALVNNMVHGVSKGWEKRLLLNGVGYRAKADGKTINLTVGLSHPVDYQLPEGVSAETPTQTEIVLKGIDKQAVGQAAAKIRSFRPPEPYKGKGIRYADENVRRKEAKKK, encoded by the coding sequence ATGTCTAGAGTCGCGAAAAATCCGGTACCACTGCCCAAGGGTGTGGAAGTTACGCTCAATGGCCGGGATATAACCGTCAAGGGCGGGATGGGCACGCTGGCGTTTGTGCTCGGCGAGGGTGTCGACATCAAGCAGGAAGATGGCGTGCTCAACGTCGCCTATGCCAATGAAAAGGTCCGGGCGCTCGCCGGGACCACACGGGCGCTGGTAAACAACATGGTCCACGGCGTCAGCAAGGGCTGGGAGAAACGGTTGCTGCTCAACGGTGTTGGCTATCGGGCCAAGGCTGACGGCAAGACCATCAACCTTACGGTGGGGTTGTCGCATCCGGTGGATTATCAGCTGCCGGAAGGCGTCAGTGCAGAAACACCGACCCAGACCGAAATCGTGTTAAAGGGTATCGACAAGCAGGCTGTTGGCCAGGCGGCTGCCAAGATTCGCAGCTTCCGTCCGCCGGAGCCTTACAAGGGTAAGGGCATTCGTTACGCCGATGAAAATGTTCGCCGTAAAGAAGCCAAGAAGAAGTAG
- the rplR gene encoding 50S ribosomal protein L18, whose protein sequence is MSAKNESRLRRARRARNRMRELGVNRLSVHRTPRHIYAQVITAAGDRVLASASTLDSSLRSGSTGNAEAAAAVGKLVAERARAVGVEKVAFDRGGYKYHGRVKALADAARETGLEF, encoded by the coding sequence ATGAGTGCTAAGAATGAATCAAGGTTGCGCCGTGCACGCCGTGCCCGCAATCGCATGCGTGAACTCGGTGTCAACCGTCTGAGCGTGCACCGTACTCCACGGCACATATATGCCCAGGTAATTACGGCTGCGGGTGACCGCGTACTGGCCAGTGCATCGACGCTGGACAGCAGTCTCCGCAGCGGCAGCACCGGCAATGCGGAAGCAGCTGCGGCAGTGGGCAAGCTGGTCGCCGAACGCGCCCGGGCTGTCGGAGTGGAAAAAGTCGCATTTGATCGCGGCGGCTACAAGTACCACGGACGTGTCAAGGCGCTGGCCGATGCCGCCCGTGAAACCGGACTGGAATTCTAG
- the rpsE gene encoding 30S ribosomal protein S5, with protein sequence MAFNDQKKQQQDGDLQEKLVQVNRVAKVVKGGRIFGFTALTVVGDGKGKVGFGRGKAREVPVAIQKAMEAARRNMIQVELSNGTIQYPVKANHGASKVYMQPASEGTGVIAGGAMRAVLEIAGVHNVLAKCYGSTNPVNVVRATFNGLRDMVSPDDVAAKRGKTVEEILN encoded by the coding sequence ATGGCGTTTAACGATCAGAAAAAGCAGCAGCAGGACGGCGACCTCCAGGAAAAGCTGGTGCAGGTCAACCGGGTTGCCAAGGTGGTAAAGGGTGGCCGTATTTTTGGCTTTACCGCACTGACTGTGGTCGGCGATGGTAAAGGCAAGGTCGGTTTCGGCCGCGGCAAGGCGCGGGAAGTGCCGGTTGCGATCCAGAAGGCCATGGAAGCTGCCCGCCGCAACATGATCCAGGTGGAGCTGAGCAATGGCACCATCCAGTATCCGGTCAAGGCAAACCACGGCGCGTCCAAGGTCTATATGCAACCGGCCTCCGAGGGTACCGGTGTTATTGCCGGCGGCGCGATGCGTGCGGTTCTCGAGATCGCAGGGGTGCACAATGTGTTGGCAAAATGCTACGGCTCAACCAACCCGGTCAATGTAGTACGCGCGACGTTCAATGGGCTGCGGGACATGGTTTCGCCGGACGATGTCGCGGCCAAGCGCGGCAAGACCGTTGAAGAAATTCTGAACTAA
- the rpmD gene encoding 50S ribosomal protein L30 has translation MAKATIKVTQIKSKHGRLKNHRACIAGLGLRRIGHTVEVEDTPSVRGMINKVNYLVRIEE, from the coding sequence ATGGCTAAAGCAACTATCAAGGTTACGCAGATCAAGAGCAAACATGGTCGCCTGAAGAACCACCGGGCCTGTATTGCTGGCCTGGGGCTGCGGCGTATCGGTCACACCGTGGAGGTTGAAGACACGCCCTCGGTACGTGGCATGATCAACAAAGTGAACTACCTGGTTCGGATCGAGGAGTAA
- the rplO gene encoding 50S ribosomal protein L15: protein MRLNTLSPAPGSRQDAKRVGRGIGSGLGKTAGRGHKGQKSRSGGKVRPGFEGGQMPLQKRLPKYGFSSRVSRTTAQVRLGELNAVAAEVIDLEALKEADLVRQDVLRARVFLSGELGKAVTVKGLAVTKGAREAIEQAGGKVEE from the coding sequence ATGCGACTGAACACCCTGAGCCCGGCGCCAGGTTCCCGCCAGGACGCCAAGCGCGTCGGCCGGGGTATCGGCAGTGGTCTGGGCAAGACTGCGGGCCGGGGCCACAAGGGCCAGAAATCCCGTTCAGGCGGTAAGGTACGGCCAGGTTTCGAGGGCGGCCAGATGCCGCTGCAGAAGCGACTGCCGAAGTACGGCTTTAGCTCGCGTGTTTCCCGTACCACTGCCCAGGTTCGCCTGGGCGAACTCAATGCCGTGGCGGCTGAGGTGATCGACCTGGAGGCGCTCAAGGAAGCAGATCTTGTTCGTCAGGATGTCCTGCGTGCACGTGTTTTTCTGTCGGGCGAGCTGGGCAAGGCTGTTACGGTCAAAGGTCTGGCGGTCACCAAGGGTGCCCGCGAAGCGATAGAGCAGGCCGGTGGGAAAGTAGAGGAATAA
- the secY gene encoding preprotein translocase subunit SecY — translation MATAQLPAAKKAGLGELFARLRFVLMAIIVYRIGTHIPVPGIDPAQLAALFNQNQGTILGLANMFSGGALERMSILALGIMPYISASIIMQLMSAVTPQLEQLKKEGESGRRKISQYTRYLTVVLAIIQATGMTVGMANQGMSYDTSVVFFVIAITSLVTGAVFMMWLGEQITEKGVGNGISLLIFAGIVAGLPSAIGQSLEQARQGELNILILLFMLALAIAVIYMIVFIERGQRRITVNYAKRQQGRKMMQAQSSHLPLKVNMAGVIPAIFASSILLFPASIAQWFGSSGSADWLQDLALAIGPGQPLNILLFTAFIVFFCFFYTALMFNPQEVADNLKRSGAFVPGIRPGQQTANYIDGVLTRLTVFGSAYIALVCLMPQFLVVMWNVPFYLGGTSLLIVVVVVMDFMAQVQSHMMSHQYDSVMKKAKLNTYGGSGR, via the coding sequence ATGGCAACAGCTCAGCTGCCCGCAGCGAAGAAGGCCGGACTGGGCGAGCTTTTTGCTCGCCTTCGTTTTGTGCTGATGGCGATTATCGTGTATCGCATCGGTACGCACATACCGGTGCCGGGAATAGATCCGGCGCAGTTGGCCGCCCTGTTCAACCAGAACCAGGGGACTATTCTGGGCCTGGCGAACATGTTTTCGGGTGGCGCTCTAGAGCGCATGAGTATTCTCGCGCTGGGTATCATGCCGTACATTTCTGCGTCCATTATCATGCAGTTGATGTCGGCGGTGACACCGCAGCTGGAGCAGTTGAAGAAGGAGGGTGAGTCCGGGCGGCGCAAGATCAGCCAGTATACCCGCTACCTGACAGTGGTGCTGGCCATCATCCAGGCTACCGGCATGACGGTAGGGATGGCCAACCAGGGCATGTCATATGACACCTCGGTGGTGTTCTTTGTCATTGCGATTACGTCCCTGGTGACCGGCGCGGTATTCATGATGTGGCTGGGTGAACAGATTACCGAGAAGGGCGTGGGCAATGGCATTTCACTGCTGATTTTCGCCGGGATTGTCGCGGGCCTGCCGTCCGCGATCGGCCAGTCGCTGGAGCAGGCCAGGCAGGGTGAGCTCAACATCCTGATCCTCCTGTTCATGCTGGCGCTGGCAATAGCCGTGATCTACATGATCGTATTTATCGAGCGCGGCCAGCGGCGGATCACCGTGAACTATGCCAAGCGCCAGCAGGGGCGCAAGATGATGCAGGCCCAGAGCTCGCACCTGCCGCTGAAAGTGAACATGGCGGGTGTGATTCCGGCCATTTTCGCAAGCAGTATCCTGCTGTTCCCGGCCTCGATTGCGCAGTGGTTCGGCTCCAGCGGCTCGGCGGACTGGCTGCAGGATCTGGCGCTGGCCATTGGGCCGGGCCAGCCGCTGAACATTTTGTTGTTCACTGCGTTTATCGTGTTTTTCTGCTTTTTCTACACGGCGTTGATGTTCAACCCGCAGGAAGTGGCAGACAACCTGAAGCGTTCCGGCGCATTTGTTCCCGGGATACGTCCTGGTCAGCAGACCGCCAATTATATCGATGGCGTACTGACCCGGTTGACAGTGTTTGGTTCTGCCTATATTGCATTGGTGTGTCTGATGCCGCAGTTCCTGGTAGTGATGTGGAATGTGCCCTTCTATCTGGGCGGCACCTCCCTGCTGATCGTGGTGGTAGTGGTGATGGACTTCATGGCTCAAGTACAGAGCCACATGATGTCTCACCAGTACGATTCGGTGATGAAAAAAGCGAAGTTGAACACCTATGGTGGTTCCGGACGCTGA
- the rpmJ gene encoding 50S ribosomal protein L36, protein MKVRASVKKVCRNCKVVRRNSVVRVICKTDPRHKQRQG, encoded by the coding sequence ATGAAAGTACGTGCATCAGTTAAAAAGGTCTGCAGGAACTGCAAGGTCGTGCGCCGCAACAGTGTGGTGCGCGTCATTTGCAAGACCGACCCCCGGCACAAGCAGCGCCAGGGCTGA
- the rpsM gene encoding 30S ribosomal protein S13, whose translation MARIAGVNVPDNKHTVIALTYIYGVGRTQAKKLCANSGVAENVKIGELDEEQMNTLRDKVGELTVEGDLRREVSMNIKRLMDLGCNRGLRHRRSLPLRGQRTKTNARTRKGPRKPIRK comes from the coding sequence ATGGCTCGTATTGCCGGCGTCAACGTACCTGATAACAAGCATACTGTTATCGCCTTGACCTACATTTACGGCGTGGGGCGCACCCAGGCCAAAAAGCTGTGCGCTAATTCTGGTGTCGCTGAGAACGTCAAGATTGGCGAGCTCGACGAAGAGCAGATGAACACCTTGCGTGACAAGGTGGGTGAGTTGACGGTCGAAGGTGATTTGCGCCGGGAAGTGTCGATGAACATCAAGCGCCTGATGGATCTGGGTTGCAACCGGGGCTTGCGTCATCGCCGCAGCCTGCCGCTGCGCGGCCAGCGCACCAAGACCAATGCCCGTACCCGTAAAGGTCCGCGCAAGCCGATTCGCAAGTAA
- the rpsK gene encoding 30S ribosomal protein S11, translating into MAKPSAKSTRKKITKTVVDGIAHVHASFNNTIITITDRQGNTLSWATSGGSGFRGSRKSTPFAAQVAAERAGEAAKEYGLKNLDVQVKGPGPGRESAVRALNSCGYKISNITDVTPIPHNGCRPPKKRRV; encoded by the coding sequence ATGGCCAAGCCAAGTGCCAAGAGCACTCGCAAGAAGATCACCAAGACCGTGGTAGACGGGATCGCCCACGTCCACGCGTCTTTCAACAACACGATTATTACCATTACTGATCGCCAGGGCAATACCCTGAGCTGGGCCACTTCCGGCGGTTCCGGTTTCCGGGGTTCGCGCAAGAGCACCCCGTTCGCGGCCCAGGTGGCGGCGGAGCGTGCAGGCGAGGCGGCCAAGGAATACGGTCTGAAGAACCTCGACGTCCAGGTGAAAGGTCCCGGGCCCGGTCGCGAGTCGGCGGTACGCGCGCTCAATTCCTGCGGCTACAAGATCAGCAACATCACTGACGTGACGCCGATCCCCCATAATGGCTGCCGTCCGCCCAAGAAACGTCGCGTATAA
- the rpsD gene encoding 30S ribosomal protein S4 produces MARYIGPKCKLSRREGTDLFLKSGVRALESKCKPESVPGQHGARRGRLSDYGVQLREKQKVRRIYGILEKQFRNYYKEAARLKGATGENLLQLLESRLDNVVYRMGFGSTRAEARQLVTHKGILVNGAVVNVPSYQVAAGDIISLREKAKKQLRVQSALALAAQRGDPEWIEFNSDKLEGVFKSVPERQDLSSEINENLIVELYSK; encoded by the coding sequence ATGGCTCGATATATTGGACCCAAGTGCAAGCTTTCCCGTCGTGAAGGAACCGATCTGTTCCTGAAGAGCGGTGTGCGCGCGCTGGAAAGCAAATGCAAACCGGAATCTGTGCCAGGACAACACGGCGCACGTCGTGGCCGGCTGTCGGATTACGGCGTGCAGTTGCGCGAAAAGCAAAAGGTGCGTCGTATCTATGGCATCCTGGAGAAGCAGTTCCGCAACTATTACAAGGAAGCCGCACGGCTCAAGGGTGCTACTGGCGAGAACCTGCTGCAGCTGCTCGAAAGCAGGCTGGACAACGTGGTCTACCGCATGGGTTTCGGCTCCACCCGCGCAGAAGCGCGGCAACTGGTGACCCACAAGGGCATCCTGGTCAATGGAGCCGTGGTCAATGTGCCCTCCTATCAGGTAGCGGCCGGCGACATCATTTCCCTGCGGGAAAAGGCAAAGAAGCAGCTGCGGGTCCAGTCGGCGTTGGCGCTGGCGGCACAGCGCGGTGATCCCGAGTGGATCGAATTCAATAGCGATAAGCTGGAAGGAGTGTTCAAGTCTGTTCCTGAGCGTCAGGATCTGTCGTCCGAGATCAATGAAAACCTGATCGTGGAACTGTACTCCAAGTAA